A section of the Cydia splendana chromosome 1, ilCydSple1.2, whole genome shotgun sequence genome encodes:
- the LOC134796232 gene encoding uncharacterized protein LOC134796232, whose protein sequence is MVVLESCWSPCIWSSDVKTGSRAVAVYTAAMSVVLITFISYQLAGGDSTQLWNPLFEADVRGSMKVFGGIFICILGLLIISSIWMVIGINIWMRGLILPWLIIMGLIISFQLIFGLWLIGGYYIYLDATFAALVDFLFMAYNIYCWLCVFSQYQIILDMQSPNIEMLIEE, encoded by the exons ATGGTCGTGTTAGAATCTTGTTGGTCGCCCTGCATTTGGTCTTCTGACGTGAAGACTGGCAGCCGGGCGGTGGCGGTGTACACGGCAGCGATGAGTGTagttttaattacattcatcAGTTACCAGCTAGCAGGTGGAGACTCGACACAACTATGGAATCCTCTGTTTGAAGCTGATGTGCGGGGAT CAATGAAAGTTTTTGGAGGCATTTTCATCTGCATTCTCGGACTTCTGATAATATCTTCAATTTGGATG GTGATTGGCATTAATATTTGGATGCGCGGTCTCATACTGCCCTGGCTGATCATCATGGGACTCATCATTAGCTTCCAACTTATCTTCGGGTTGTGGCTAATAGGGGGCTACTACATTTAT CTGGATGCAACATTTGCAGCCCTGGTTGATTTCCTGTTTATGGCTTACAAT ATCTACTGTTGGCTGTGCGTCTTCTCCCAGTATCAAATAATTTTAGATATGCAGTCACCTAATATAGAAATGTTGATCGAAGAATAA